The Anoxybacillus flavithermus genome has a segment encoding these proteins:
- a CDS encoding chemotaxis protein, producing MKGRWTKRFQKKKKTAEANKTTTIGKKYGIVFSFATLLFVSVFIFVFLLVNNLTNVVKQVEQKSDQAILITDLGSLFKQKYIVITDYMTNPRPETLWHYNDLTDQFNKKMKQLKPHMRTEEAKTIYNSTISIENQLNDLLYKTIQPAVLSYRDRGEQIDIFQVISFQNKASTIRDMSIEKLDILRKIVMDDRHTLTTQMNDTIAKNMFMMIITVVVALVLSTISLIVVSRKISRRLQQVVHVCHELARGNLRVERLTDKENDEVTKIAEAMNELADGLEQSIAQIQAAATYVNDMSQTLRQNAEATTEANEQITQAILEVASGADEQVNVSKQTNEAVHDVSDALTTVMTKVSETTKRTNEATKRVHEGTALVEQTVAQMKLIREQIERLASVIESLNDKSKEIHQIVGFITSISDQTNLLALNAAIEAARAGEHGKGFGVVAEEVRKLAEQTAHAAGNIRTLAEQSQTQTAHAVHVMNESSESFQTGHSLVEQVGHIFRSISTDMARVQAESDTVHDTIRAVDEKVKTMTAFADQIIDISSQSARNIEQVAATTEEQNATMQELLASSQELASTAEQLRQAVARFHM from the coding sequence ATGAAAGGACGATGGACAAAGCGTTTTCAGAAAAAAAAGAAAACAGCTGAAGCGAACAAAACGACGACGATCGGGAAAAAATATGGGATCGTTTTCAGTTTTGCTACACTTTTATTTGTCAGCGTTTTCATTTTTGTTTTTTTACTCGTCAATAACTTAACGAACGTCGTCAAACAAGTGGAACAAAAAAGCGACCAAGCCATTTTAATTACCGACCTCGGTTCGTTATTTAAACAAAAATATATCGTTATTACGGACTATATGACAAATCCGCGTCCAGAGACGCTTTGGCACTACAACGATTTAACAGATCAATTCAACAAGAAAATGAAACAGCTAAAACCGCATATGCGAACAGAGGAAGCAAAAACGATTTACAATTCAACCATCTCGATTGAAAACCAACTAAACGACCTGCTTTATAAAACGATTCAACCTGCAGTATTGTCATATCGCGATCGTGGCGAACAAATTGATATTTTCCAAGTCATTAGCTTCCAAAATAAAGCGTCAACGATACGTGACATGAGCATCGAAAAGCTTGACATATTAAGAAAAATCGTCATGGATGACAGACACACGCTGACGACGCAAATGAACGATACGATTGCGAAAAACATGTTCATGATGATCATCACCGTCGTTGTGGCGCTCGTGTTATCGACGATCTCCCTAATCGTTGTGAGCCGAAAAATAAGCAGACGATTACAACAAGTCGTCCATGTTTGTCATGAACTTGCGCGCGGCAATTTACGCGTCGAGCGCTTAACGGATAAAGAAAATGATGAAGTCACGAAAATTGCCGAGGCAATGAATGAATTAGCAGACGGTCTTGAACAATCGATTGCACAAATTCAAGCGGCGGCAACATACGTCAACGACATGTCGCAAACGTTGCGACAAAACGCAGAAGCAACGACGGAAGCGAACGAACAAATTACACAAGCCATTCTTGAAGTAGCTTCCGGTGCAGATGAGCAAGTGAATGTATCGAAACAAACAAATGAAGCGGTACATGACGTGTCTGATGCGCTAACGACCGTTATGACGAAAGTATCTGAAACGACGAAACGAACAAACGAAGCAACGAAACGCGTTCACGAAGGAACGGCACTAGTAGAGCAAACGGTTGCACAAATGAAGCTCATTCGTGAACAAATTGAACGTCTCGCTAGCGTCATTGAATCGCTAAACGATAAATCAAAAGAAATTCATCAAATCGTCGGCTTTATTACGAGCATTTCCGATCAAACGAACTTGCTTGCATTAAATGCGGCGATTGAAGCCGCACGGGCAGGCGAACACGGAAAAGGATTTGGCGTCGTCGCTGAAGAAGTGCGTAAACTTGCTGAACAAACGGCGCATGCGGCCGGCAACATTCGCACCCTCGCTGAGCAGTCGCAAACGCAAACGGCGCACGCCGTACATGTGATGAATGAAAGCAGCGAATCGTTCCAAACAGGTCATTCGCTCGTCGAACAAGTCGGACACATTTTCCGTTCCATTTCGACCGATATGGCGCGCGTTCAAGCAGAAAGCGATACAGTGCACGATACGATTCGCGCCGTTGACGAAAAAGTAAAAACAATGACCGCATTTGCCGATCAAATTATTGACATTTCATCGCAATCGGCAAGAAACATTGAACAAGTGGCCGCAACGACGGAAGAACAAAACGCAACGATGCAAGAGTTGCTCGCTTCTTCGCAAGAACTCGCAAGCACGGCCGAACAGCTTCGCCAAGCGGTCGCACGTTTTCACATGTAG
- a CDS encoding glycolate oxidase subunit GlcD: MITEQVKRQFIDIVGAENYDDSKAGRLVYSYDATPNFQSLPDAVIAPRNTKEVSEIVKICNNERIPIVPRGSGTNLCAGTCPTEGGIVMLFKHMNRILEIDEENLTVTVQPGVITLDLIHAVEAKGLFYPPDPSSMKISTIGGNINENSGGLRGLKYGVTRDYVMGLEVVLANGDIIRTGGKLAKDVAGYDLTRLFVGSEGTLGIITEATLKLIPMPETKQTMLALYEDLEAAARSVSAIIANKIIPTTLEFLDQPTLQVVESFVNIGLPTDVKAVLLIEQDGPKEVVERDMKAMARICQEQHAISVQVAKTEEEANNLRTARRSALSALARLKPTTILEDATVPRSQIANMVKAINDIAKKYNVTICTFGHAGDGNLHPTCPTDVRDKDELHRVEQAFEDIFAKAIELGGTITGEHGVGVMKAPYVEWKLGKEGIAAMKAIKQALDPNNIMNPGKVFAKSTRKRVVVTR, translated from the coding sequence ATGATCACTGAACAAGTGAAACGACAGTTCATTGACATCGTCGGTGCAGAAAACTACGATGATTCGAAAGCCGGACGGCTCGTTTATTCCTATGACGCAACACCAAACTTTCAATCGCTTCCTGATGCCGTCATCGCACCACGCAACACAAAAGAAGTGAGTGAAATCGTAAAAATTTGCAACAACGAACGCATTCCGATCGTTCCGCGCGGTTCAGGCACAAATCTTTGTGCAGGCACATGCCCAACGGAAGGCGGCATCGTCATGTTGTTTAAACATATGAATCGCATATTAGAAATTGATGAAGAAAACTTAACGGTTACCGTTCAGCCGGGCGTTATTACGCTTGACCTTATTCACGCTGTCGAAGCAAAAGGACTATTTTATCCGCCCGATCCAAGCTCGATGAAAATTTCAACGATCGGCGGCAACATTAATGAAAATTCCGGCGGTTTGCGCGGTTTAAAGTACGGCGTGACGCGCGATTACGTCATGGGGCTTGAAGTTGTACTCGCCAACGGTGACATCATTCGCACGGGCGGAAAGCTCGCGAAAGACGTCGCTGGCTACGATTTGACGCGCCTGTTTGTCGGCTCGGAAGGCACGCTCGGTATTATTACAGAAGCGACGTTAAAACTGATTCCAATGCCGGAAACGAAACAAACGATGCTCGCGCTTTATGAAGATTTAGAAGCGGCCGCTCGCTCTGTTTCAGCGATTATCGCCAATAAAATCATCCCGACGACGCTTGAGTTTTTAGATCAACCGACGTTACAAGTCGTCGAGTCGTTTGTCAACATCGGCTTGCCGACAGACGTGAAAGCGGTATTGCTCATCGAACAAGATGGACCGAAAGAAGTCGTTGAGCGAGATATGAAAGCGATGGCGCGCATTTGTCAGGAGCAACATGCCATTTCCGTCCAAGTAGCCAAAACAGAAGAAGAAGCAAATAACTTGCGCACAGCGAGACGTTCGGCGTTATCGGCACTCGCCCGTTTAAAACCGACGACGATTTTAGAAGATGCGACCGTTCCGCGCTCACAAATTGCAAATATGGTGAAAGCGATTAACGACATTGCGAAAAAGTATAACGTCACCATTTGCACGTTCGGTCACGCAGGAGACGGCAATCTTCATCCGACATGTCCGACTGATGTGCGCGACAAAGACGAACTGCATCGCGTCGAGCAGGCGTTTGAAGACATATTCGCCAAAGCGATTGAGCTTGGCGGCACGATTACAGGCGAACATGGCGTCGGCGTCATGAAAGCGCCGTATGTAGAGTGGAAGCTCGGCAAAGAAGGAATCGCGGCGATGAAGGCGATTAAGCAAGCGCTCGATCCGAACAACATTATGAATCCGGGAAAAGTGTTCGCCAAAAGTACGCGTAAACGGGTGGTGGTAACACGATGA
- a CDS encoding carbohydrate diacid regulator translates to MLSPHLAKKIVSDVRRLIDEDIIVVATNGIIIASTDTTRIGQFHEGAFLVCQEKKKRIITKEDENVLRGVKAGINLPIFFHGDVIGVIGITGDPKKVSPYGELLKKMTELLIQENYYIEQLQLEARTLETFVFEWLQAREWSPSFYERAQLFHIDLHAKRRVMIASLKETKQTISVDMWKYVQTVWSDARDVIVRWGNDRLLILQTDDDKERTIAKIKTMQRALLDKYDVTLHIGCGKMGDSKQAYHSYKQAERALHIAKQTGDIVFDEDLRLDMCLEDISLATKQELIKRTIAPFIHDEQLLHTLRTFFSNNLSLKQTAEALHIHINTLHYRLKKVQEYTNLNVRHIEHVVTLYLAIRFLDETTKK, encoded by the coding sequence ATGCTCTCCCCTCACCTTGCGAAAAAAATTGTGTCTGACGTTCGCCGCCTCATTGATGAGGATATTATTGTCGTCGCGACAAACGGCATTATTATCGCGAGCACCGATACGACGCGCATCGGACAATTTCATGAAGGAGCGTTTCTCGTTTGCCAAGAAAAGAAAAAACGGATTATAACAAAAGAAGATGAAAACGTATTGCGAGGCGTAAAAGCGGGCATCAACTTGCCGATTTTTTTTCACGGCGATGTGATCGGTGTCATCGGCATTACAGGCGATCCGAAAAAAGTGTCGCCTTATGGAGAACTGTTAAAAAAAATGACCGAGCTTCTTATTCAAGAAAACTATTACATCGAACAACTGCAACTCGAAGCACGGACGCTTGAAACGTTCGTGTTCGAATGGCTGCAAGCGCGTGAATGGTCGCCATCGTTTTACGAACGCGCCCAACTGTTTCATATTGACTTGCATGCGAAACGGCGCGTCATGATCGCTTCGTTAAAGGAAACAAAACAAACGATTTCCGTTGACATGTGGAAATACGTTCAAACCGTTTGGAGCGATGCACGTGACGTCATCGTCCGTTGGGGAAACGATCGCTTACTTATTTTACAAACAGACGATGACAAAGAACGAACGATCGCTAAAATCAAAACGATGCAACGCGCACTATTAGACAAATACGATGTGACGCTTCATATCGGATGCGGAAAAATGGGAGATAGTAAACAGGCGTATCATTCGTATAAGCAAGCCGAACGTGCCCTTCATATCGCCAAACAAACAGGCGACATCGTTTTCGATGAGGATTTACGATTGGACATGTGTTTAGAAGACATTTCGCTTGCGACAAAGCAAGAACTCATTAAACGAACAATTGCGCCGTTCATCCATGACGAACAACTGCTTCATACGTTACGTACATTTTTTTCTAACAACTTATCGCTCAAACAAACAGCCGAAGCGCTTCACATTCATATTAATACGCTTCATTATCGGCTAAAAAAAGTACAAGAATATACAAATTTAAACGTGCGCCATATCGAACATGTCGTCACTTTATATTTAGCCATTCGTTTTTTGGATGAAACAACAAAAAAATAA
- a CDS encoding IS110 family transposase, with translation MKLYVGIDVSSTDLYTCIMDQEGNTCAQFKADNHLLGATFLRDQILLWANKRQPSEILIGMEATSVYSWHPAMFFHQQEELKSWNVKVFTINPKLIRKFKEAYTDLDKTDGIDAWIIADRLRFGRLKVTAVMQEQFIALQRLTRMRYHLVHQLTREKQYFLQHLFYKCSSFTQEVDSSVFGHAILELLLESFSLDEISQADVQQLADFLRQKGRNRFADPECIAKSIQKAARSSYRLSKCVEDSIDLLLGLSIQSIRSLQAQIKELDKAITRHLEGIPNTLQTIPGIGPVYAAGILAEIGQIERFDNQAALAKYAGLTWSKHQSGRFQAEETSLIRSGNRYLRYYLVEAANSVQRHDASFRAYYRKKYEEVPKHQHKRALVLTARKLVRVIDALLRNGQIYTPRKGEDR, from the coding sequence ATGAAACTCTACGTCGGGATTGACGTGAGCTCAACGGACTTATACACGTGTATCATGGACCAAGAAGGAAACACGTGCGCGCAATTCAAGGCGGACAACCATCTCCTTGGCGCCACCTTCCTTCGCGATCAAATCCTCCTGTGGGCCAACAAGCGCCAACCATCCGAAATTCTCATCGGGATGGAAGCCACTTCGGTCTACAGCTGGCATCCGGCGATGTTTTTCCACCAACAGGAGGAGCTGAAGTCTTGGAATGTCAAGGTGTTTACCATCAATCCGAAGCTCATTCGCAAATTTAAAGAAGCTTACACCGACTTGGATAAAACGGACGGCATCGATGCGTGGATCATTGCCGATCGGCTACGCTTTGGCCGCTTGAAAGTGACGGCTGTCATGCAGGAACAGTTTATCGCCCTTCAACGGCTCACGCGCATGCGCTATCATCTCGTCCACCAGCTAACTCGAGAAAAGCAGTACTTCCTCCAACACTTGTTTTACAAGTGCAGCTCGTTTACTCAAGAGGTAGACAGCTCCGTATTCGGACATGCTATCTTAGAGCTTCTTCTCGAGTCGTTTAGCTTAGACGAAATCAGTCAGGCGGACGTGCAACAGCTCGCTGACTTCTTGCGCCAGAAAGGACGCAATCGCTTTGCCGACCCAGAATGCATCGCCAAGTCCATTCAAAAGGCGGCTCGTTCGTCCTATCGGCTTTCCAAGTGTGTCGAGGATTCCATCGACTTGCTTTTAGGCCTATCGATTCAATCCATTCGTAGCCTTCAAGCGCAAATCAAAGAGCTAGACAAAGCGATTACTCGCCATTTGGAAGGCATTCCAAATACGTTACAAACGATTCCGGGCATCGGACCTGTTTACGCTGCCGGTATCTTAGCCGAAATTGGACAAATCGAGCGCTTTGACAATCAAGCTGCCTTAGCAAAGTATGCAGGTTTGACTTGGTCCAAGCACCAGTCCGGTCGGTTCCAAGCCGAGGAGACTTCCCTCATTCGTTCCGGCAATCGCTATCTCCGTTACTACCTAGTGGAGGCTGCCAACTCGGTACAACGGCATGATGCGTCGTTTCGCGCCTATTACCGGAAGAAATATGAGGAGGTACCAAAGCACCAACACAAACGAGCCCTCGTCCTCACCGCTCGAAAACTCGTGCGTGTGATCGATGCGCTGCTACGCAACGGTCAAATCTACACGCCAAGAAAGGGGGAAGATCGATAG